The sequence below is a genomic window from Deltaproteobacteria bacterium.
AGGCCCAGGCCCGCGCCTTCCTGCTCCGGGTTCCTGGCCAGACCGCTTTGCGTGAACATTTCGAAAATATCCTGGATCTTTTCCGGAGGAATGCCGATGCCCGTGTCCGAAATAACGAACAGAACACGGGTTTTGGTCTGATTCGGGCAGGGGAGGGGATAGGCCTCCATGGAGACGTCGCCCCGGGGCGTGAATTTGATGGCGTTGCCGATCAGATTGAAGAGCACTTGCCGCAGGCGGAGGGCGTCGCTGATGATGTAAGGCGGAACGGACGGATGCACGTGGCTGGTCATGCACACGTGGTGATCCATGGCGGCCTTGCGGAAGAGCATCATGGCGTCGCGGAAAATATCCGGAATATGCAGGGCGTCGGCATGGATGCGCAGTTTGTCGGCCTCGATCCGTGACAGATCCATGATGTCGGTCAGGAGGATGCCGAGCCGCTTGCCGGATTGCAGGGCAATGTCCAGCAGTTCGGATTGATCGGGCTCCGAGGCCGAGGCCTGGAGGAGTTGCAGCATGCCCAAAAGGCCGTTCAAGGGGGTGCGGATTTCATGGCTCATGTTGGCCAGGAATTCACTCTTGGCTTTACTGGCCTGTTCCGAGGCTTTTTTGGCTTCGATCAGTTCCCGCTGGGTGTACATGATCTGGGTGATGTCCTGGGCAATGACCACTGTTCCGGTTACGTGTCCCCGTTCGTCGAAAACCGGTTCCGCCCGCCGGTCCCAGATCCGGCCATCCGGACTTTGCACGACGCCGTTTTGCGGAATTCGGTCGCGCAGGGCCTGAACCGTTGGACAATGGGCGCAGACACGGGGATTTTGGCTCCATAGGGCCTGGCAGGTATGGCCCACCAGACTGTCGACACCCAATGTCTTGGCGGCGTATCGGTTCGCCCATTGAATTTGTAACGTCGTGTCGACAAAGGTCAGGCTGGCCGCGATGCCGTCGAGCAGGGCCCGCTTCTGGGCTTCGCTGGTGCGCAGCGCGGCCTCGGCGTTTTTACGCGAGGTGATGTCCGTATGCGCGCCGGCCATGCGATAGGGGTGCCCGGTCTGGTTGCGCAGGCAGGTGCCACGGCCAAGGATCCAGCGGTACGAGCCGTCTCGGTGGCGGATACGGTATTCGATTTCAAAGTGGGTCGCGTCGCTGAACGTGAAACGGTTGTTGGCGGCCATGACCTGGTTGAAATCCTCGGGATGAATCCGACTGATCCAGACCGAGATTTCGTTGGGCAGCTCATGATCCTCGTAGCCGAGGATTTCCTTCCAACGTGGCGAGAAATAGACGTCGTCCGTGTTTCGGTTCCAGTCCCAGATTCCGTCGTTGGTGCCGCTGATGGCCAGAAGGTAGCGTTCCTGGCTGGCCTGGAGTTGGGCTTCCATCTGAACCAGGCGGGCGCACGCGATTTGCAGTTCGGAAGGCGTGTCGTCGACCATGGCGTCCTTAATTGGTTGGCGCGGATTGCGATGGCGGGAACCAAAGCACAATTTCTTCCGAATCTCCATGATTTTTTAGGTTGTTCCGGAGGGGCTTCCTTTGTACGTGGTCATTCTGCAGCCACTTGGATAATCAGGACTTTCATGGCCATTTGGCCCGGGTATTTCAAGAGGGAGCTCCCAATGCATCTTTCCTGTTTCAAGGCCTACGATCTGCGCGGCAAGGTTCCCGACGAACTGGATGAAACCCTGGCCTACCGTATTGGTCGGGCGTACGCGGCCTATTTGTCTTCCGAGCGCGTGGTGGTGGGCCATGACATCCGGCTTTCCAGTCCGGGCCTAGCCTTGGCCCTGACCCGGGGACTGATCGAAGGCGGCGTTGATGTTTTCACCTTGGGCGAATGCGGCACCGAGGAAGTGTATTTCGCGGTTTTCGATCAGGACATGGACGGCGGCATCATGGTCACGGCCAGTCATAATCCACGGGATTACAATGGGATGAAGTTTGTGCGCGAGCAATCCCGGCCCATTGGCGGAG
It includes:
- a CDS encoding PAS domain S-box protein; the encoded protein is MEIRKKLCFGSRHRNPRQPIKDAMVDDTPSELQIACARLVQMEAQLQASQERYLLAISGTNDGIWDWNRNTDDVYFSPRWKEILGYEDHELPNEISVWISRIHPEDFNQVMAANNRFTFSDATHFEIEYRIRHRDGSYRWILGRGTCLRNQTGHPYRMAGAHTDITSRKNAEAALRTSEAQKRALLDGIAASLTFVDTTLQIQWANRYAAKTLGVDSLVGHTCQALWSQNPRVCAHCPTVQALRDRIPQNGVVQSPDGRIWDRRAEPVFDERGHVTGTVVIAQDITQIMYTQRELIEAKKASEQASKAKSEFLANMSHEIRTPLNGLLGMLQLLQASASEPDQSELLDIALQSGKRLGILLTDIMDLSRIEADKLRIHADALHIPDIFRDAMMLFRKAAMDHHVCMTSHVHPSVPPYIISDALRLRQVLFNLIGNAIKFTPRGDVSMEAYPLPCPNQTKTRVLFVISDTGIGIPPEKIQDIFEMFTQSGLARNPEQEGAGLGL